One genomic window of Mercenaria mercenaria strain notata chromosome 2, MADL_Memer_1, whole genome shotgun sequence includes the following:
- the LOC128549083 gene encoding uncharacterized protein LOC128549083 has product MVIRYRWMVIWYPGMVSLATGGLDGDLVPSNKQLGDPVPKYDLEVKHINGRDLPVADTLSRNFLLDTDTDLCPDMDIHVHVVMSNFPASDHKMRQIRDVTETDPQSRTLKQTIIEEELGYTYVSIWESEFEKELKENNAMRTFIEQLDMVSPLQPREAFFGGRTEAFTLYKEANDEETIDYYDVTSLYPFISKTGKIPLVHPRIITENFAEIDKYEGLMKCKVIPPRDLFIPVLPCKMNGKLLFSLCKICAESYQQTKCLQTNEERAFIGTWVTDEVKKAIDKGYTLDCIYEVWHFENISQYDPVAKEGGLFTEYVNTFLKIKQEKSGWPKWCKTEEQKQTYIDQYYEKEGILLDYSNIEKNPGMRALAKLMLNSFWGKFGQKLNKNQVEFIDEPALYFEKLTSDREEVTAVNFVSYEMVEIRWKYKAEFVEPTGKTNVVMAAYTTAQARLKLYSYLEKLGPRALYADTDSSKVGEWMPSLGDYLGDLTDEIQGNHIKTFVASGPKSYGYQLQNPDESGELKIENETERLV; this is encoded by the exons aaataCGACCTAGAAGTCAAACACATCAACGGTCGTGACCTTCCAGTTGCGGATACTTTGTCAAGAAATTTCTTACTAGACACCGATACAGATTTATGTCCAGACatggatatacatgtacatgttgttaTGTCCAATTTCCCAGCCAGTGATCATAAAATGAGACAGATCAGAGATGTTACTGAGACAGACCCACAGTCACGTAccctaaaacaaacaattattgaAG AAGAGCTTGGTTACACCTACGTATCTATCTGGGAGTCtgaatttgaaaaagaattaaaagaaaacaatgcaATGAGGACATTTATAGAACAGCTTGATATGGTATCACCCTTACAACCTAGAGAAGCTTTTTTCGGGGGTCGAACAGAAGCATTTACactttacaaagaagcaaatgaTGAAGAAACTATCGACTATTATGATGTAACATCCCTCTACCCTTTTATCAGTAAGACAGGAAAAATTCCACTGGTTCACCCGAGAATAATTACAGAAAATTTCGCGGAGATTGACAAATATGAAGGGTTAATGAAGTGTAAAGTTATCCCACCGAGAGACTTATTTATACCTGtcctgccttgtaaaatgaacgGAAAGTTGCTATTCTCTTTGTGCAAAATATGCGCCGAATCGTATCAACAGACTAAATGTCTGCAAACGAACGAAGAAAGAGCTTTTATAGGTACCTGGGTAACAGACGAAGTTAAAAAGGCCATTGATAAGGGATACACTTTGGATTGCATTTATGAAGTCTGGCATTTCGAAAACATCTCTCAATATGATCCTGTTGCTAAAGAAGGGGGTCTCTTCACTGAATATGTAAACACATTTCTTAAAATCAAACAGGAGAAAAGTGGTTGGCCAAAATGGTGTAAGACGGAAGAGCAAAAACAAACGTATATTGATCAATATTATGAAAAAGAGGGGATCCTACTTGATTATAGTAATATAGAGAAAAACCCGGGAATGCGCGCTTTAGCTAAACTTATGCTCAATTCTTTCTGgggaaaatttggtcagaaattaaacaaaaatcaagTGGAGTTCATTGATGAACCAGCCCTATACTTTGAAAAACTAACAAGTGATAGAGAAGAAGTAACGGCTGTAAACTTTGTGTCTTATGAAATGGTAGAGATTCGTTGGAAATATAAGGCTGAATTTGTAGAGCCCACTGGGAAAACCAACGTGGTCATGGCAGCCTATACAACAGCTCAAGCTAGACTCAAATTATACTCTTACTTAGAAAAGCTAGGACCCCGAGCGTTGTACGCggataccgattcgtcaaaagtAGGAGAGTGGATGCCTTCCTTAGGCGATTATTTAGGTGATCTTACGGATGAAATACAAGGAAAccatatcaaaacatttgtgGCTAGTGGACCAAAAAGTTATGGGTATCAATTACAAAATCCTGATGAGTCTG